The following proteins are encoded in a genomic region of Methanobrevibacter gottschalkii DSM 11977:
- a CDS encoding tRNA guanosine transglycosylase family protein, translating to MIKKFEIKSHDGPGRIGKVDGELTPRIFFKEELKIAPNQGSAHNIDREIAEFNVKETLKLAKENAETCNIAVIQGSKYIDLRIECLKKLEEIGYNGFIIANGDALLTNSRELVDIIISLKKEAKKTSYFIFPFAELSFMPLLTYMGIDGFLADSANYYSYMNVLQTPTKSYDLNNYPIYENISQKDLEKKNLENMKFVIKEIHVHMKNKSLRNLVEERSGTTPQNISTLKILDKNHMNYLLEYTQIF from the coding sequence ATGATAAAAAAATTCGAAATTAAATCACATGATGGACCTGGAAGAATTGGAAAAGTTGATGGTGAACTTACACCCAGAATATTTTTTAAAGAGGAATTAAAAATAGCTCCAAACCAAGGTTCTGCACACAATATCGATCGTGAAATTGCCGAATTTAATGTAAAAGAAACATTAAAACTCGCTAAAGAAAATGCTGAAACCTGTAACATTGCCGTGATTCAAGGTTCAAAATACATTGATTTAAGAATTGAATGCCTAAAAAAATTAGAAGAAATCGGATACAATGGATTTATAATAGCTAATGGTGATGCATTACTAACTAATTCAAGAGAACTTGTTGATATTATTATATCCCTTAAAAAAGAAGCTAAAAAAACAAGTTATTTCATATTTCCATTCGCAGAATTATCTTTCATGCCACTTTTAACATATATGGGGATTGATGGATTTTTAGCCGATTCTGCAAATTATTACAGCTACATGAATGTTCTGCAAACTCCAACTAAATCATATGACTTAAATAATTATCCTATTTATGAAAATATTTCACAAAAAGACTTAGAAAAAAAGAATCTTGAAAACATGAAATTTGTAATAAAAGAAATTCATGTACACATGAAAAACAAATCTTTAAGAAATCTTGTAGAAGAACGCTCAGGCACCACTCCACAAAATATCTCAACTTTAAAAATACTTGATAAAAATCATATGAATTATTTGCTAGAGTATACGCAAATATTCTAA
- the hdrC gene encoding CoB--CoM heterodisulfide reductase subunit C, whose product MSIINRLKSLFKGDIDKEETDINNDVSNTSDDVEVTSSKMEESISPEMEDSKKDLTFKKDIEIVEDSSEIAEEVEAFEKTIPEEQEIVAEEAKTIEDEEKTTDEDVVEEVEENSNDKDKKRDTMTLLTDKELLNDTNRDPDFTAEFIDAGIETVKHCFQCGTCSGSCPSGRRTPYKVRQIVRKCLLGLKEEVIADDALWMCTTCYTCQERCLRSVKIVEIIKKARNIAAHAGYMAKSHKMTGVYVLNTGHAVPINDKIKALRVKIGLPEVPPTTHTYPEALEEVKKLCKITAFDELIGYDEATGGLKE is encoded by the coding sequence ATGTCTATAATAAATCGTCTTAAATCCTTATTTAAAGGAGACATAGATAAAGAAGAAACTGACATCAATAATGATGTATCAAACACATCTGATGATGTCGAAGTTACATCTTCAAAAATGGAAGAATCTATCAGTCCTGAAATGGAAGATAGTAAAAAAGATTTAACTTTCAAAAAAGACATCGAAATCGTAGAAGATTCATCTGAAATTGCGGAAGAAGTTGAAGCTTTCGAAAAAACAATTCCTGAAGAACAAGAAATTGTTGCTGAAGAAGCTAAAACTATTGAAGATGAAGAAAAAACAACTGATGAAGATGTTGTTGAGGAAGTTGAAGAAAATTCAAATGATAAAGATAAAAAGAGAGATACTATGACTTTATTAACTGATAAAGAATTATTAAACGATACTAATCGTGATCCAGATTTTACTGCTGAGTTCATTGATGCTGGAATTGAAACTGTAAAACACTGTTTCCAATGTGGTACCTGTAGTGGTAGTTGCCCATCTGGAAGAAGAACTCCTTATAAAGTAAGACAAATTGTCAGAAAATGTTTATTAGGTTTAAAAGAAGAAGTTATTGCTGATGATGCTTTATGGATGTGTACTACTTGTTACACTTGTCAAGAAAGATGTCTCAGAAGTGTTAAAATTGTTGAAATCATCAAAAAAGCACGTAACATCGCTGCTCATGCAGGATACATGGCTAAATCTCACAAAATGACTGGTGTATATGTATTAAATACTGGTCATGCAGTACCTATTAATGATAAAATAAAAGCTTTAAGAGTTAAAATTGGTCTTCCAGAAGTACCACCAACAACTCACACTTATCCTGAAGCATTAGAAGAAGTAAAGAAATTATGTAAAATTACCGCCTTTGATGAATTAATTGGTTATGATGAAGCAACCGGCGGATTAAAAGAATAG
- the hdrB gene encoding CoB--CoM heterodisulfide reductase subunit B, protein MEIAYFLGCIMNNRYPGVEKATRKLFEALDIELKDMEGASCCPAPGVFGSFDEETWATVAARNLTLAEDMGVDIVTECNGCFGSLFECNHILKEDEDKKAKINANLAEIGREYKGTTNVKHIAQVLRDDVGFEKLASLIEKPLDLNVAVHYGCHFLKPTETIGIEDQAENPSILDDLVEITGAKSVDYKDKMMCCGAGGGLRSRDLDVTASYTKEKLEHMSEAGVDAIVNVCPFCHMQFDQGQVEVNERYGTDFAIPVFHLAQLYGLAIGLPVEDLTFDAQKIDATSAVKKALGE, encoded by the coding sequence ATGGAAATTGCATACTTCTTAGGTTGTATTATGAACAACCGTTATCCTGGTGTTGAAAAAGCTACCAGAAAATTATTTGAAGCATTAGATATTGAATTAAAAGATATGGAAGGAGCTTCTTGTTGTCCTGCTCCTGGTGTATTCGGTTCTTTTGATGAAGAAACTTGGGCTACTGTCGCAGCACGTAACTTAACTCTTGCTGAAGATATGGGTGTAGACATAGTGACAGAATGTAATGGATGTTTTGGTTCATTATTTGAATGTAATCATATTTTAAAAGAAGATGAAGATAAAAAAGCTAAAATTAATGCTAACTTAGCTGAAATTGGAAGAGAATACAAAGGAACTACTAATGTAAAACACATCGCTCAAGTTTTAAGAGATGATGTTGGTTTTGAAAAATTAGCTTCCCTTATTGAAAAACCTTTAGACTTAAATGTTGCTGTTCACTATGGATGCCACTTCTTAAAACCTACTGAAACTATTGGTATTGAAGATCAAGCTGAAAACCCATCTATTTTAGATGATCTTGTAGAAATTACTGGTGCTAAATCTGTTGACTACAAAGATAAAATGATGTGCTGTGGTGCAGGTGGGGGTTTAAGATCCAGAGATTTAGATGTTACTGCTAGTTACACTAAAGAAAAACTTGAACACATGTCTGAAGCTGGTGTAGATGCAATTGTTAATGTATGTCCATTCTGTCACATGCAATTTGACCAAGGTCAAGTTGAAGTTAATGAAAGATACGGAACTGATTTTGCAATTCCTGTATTCCACTTAGCTCAATTATATGGATTAGCTATTGGATTACCAGTTGAAGATTTAACATTTGATGCTCAAAAAATTGATGCAACTTCTGCTGTCAAAAAAGCATTAGGTGAATAG
- a CDS encoding DUF749 domain-containing protein, with protein MFVATLDGIFKYSDLPEEYEPYVQFKATIDKRELKPTDEMAILNIAGTSTHHVLFLDAYSSIAEIEAELKEADAKINHTTLKIIGGHL; from the coding sequence ATGTTTGTAGCAACATTAGATGGAATATTCAAATATTCTGACCTTCCAGAAGAATACGAACCTTATGTTCAATTTAAAGCAACTATAGATAAAAGAGAACTTAAACCTACTGATGAAATGGCTATTTTAAACATTGCAGGTACTTCTACTCATCATGTTTTATTCTTAGATGCTTATTCAAGTATTGCAGAAATCGAAGCTGAATTAAAAGAAGCAGATGCAAAAATTAATCACACTACTTTAAAAATTATAGGTGGCCATTTATGA
- a CDS encoding DUF2096 domain-containing protein has protein sequence MSLPSEQNWLVLQNLIIDLTKKGYEIPNGINPEMGLIRSSISSYKRDPSHPELINGLAKAEMALNNIQGTLLTIAEEEGENYVDYWLDLLKQVMKGEELFEFAKSRSKFLVNTPPGLTTGKINLKVPLAEERVQEIAEWNGLIIEFEDDMTVQLHGDQEDLKTGLKEMGSFFLDD, from the coding sequence ATGAGTTTACCATCTGAGCAAAACTGGTTAGTTCTTCAAAATCTCATAATAGATTTGACAAAAAAGGGGTATGAAATACCTAATGGAATTAACCCTGAGATGGGATTAATCAGGTCTTCAATTAGTTCATATAAAAGAGATCCTTCCCATCCTGAATTGATCAATGGTTTAGCTAAAGCAGAAATGGCTTTGAATAATATCCAAGGAACTCTTTTAACTATTGCTGAAGAAGAAGGTGAAAATTATGTTGATTATTGGCTTGATTTATTAAAACAAGTCATGAAAGGTGAAGAATTGTTTGAATTTGCCAAATCTAGGTCAAAATTCTTAGTTAATACTCCACCGGGTTTAACTACTGGCAAAATTAACTTAAAAGTTCCTTTAGCTGAAGAAAGAGTTCAAGAAATTGCAGAATGGAATGGTTTAATCATCGAATTTGAGGATGATATGACTGTTCAATTACATGGTGACCAGGAAGACCTCAAAACTGGTTTAAAAGAGATGGGATCTTTCTTTTTAGATGATTAG
- a CDS encoding metallophosphoesterase family protein, whose protein sequence is MTKILAISDIHGEENENLYTYLGNNDIDLVLILGDITDFGPLDFVETFINKLYEYDVDVIAIPGNCDPQGICNAINDVAFCLHNNIVAYGDAILFGYGGSNPTPFNTPGETDDDHIYKSVYDLLANYDYVYNTEVPKVKILATHAPPFNTDADRVSNGEHVGSSGIQKSIHEFEPEINVCGHIHEAKSLSKIGTTTDVANPGMLKDNGAVLIDIKDGSNYDISIVSLDE, encoded by the coding sequence ATGACAAAAATTTTAGCAATAAGTGACATTCATGGTGAAGAAAATGAAAATTTATACACTTATTTAGGCAATAATGATATTGATTTAGTTTTAATTCTTGGGGATATTACTGACTTCGGGCCTTTGGATTTTGTAGAGACATTTATTAATAAACTTTATGAATATGATGTTGATGTAATTGCTATTCCAGGTAATTGTGATCCACAGGGGATATGCAATGCTATTAATGATGTAGCATTCTGTCTTCACAATAATATTGTTGCTTATGGGGATGCAATTTTATTTGGTTACGGCGGTTCTAATCCAACTCCATTTAACACTCCTGGCGAAACAGATGATGATCATATTTATAAATCAGTTTATGATTTATTGGCAAATTATGATTATGTATACAATACCGAAGTTCCTAAAGTAAAAATTTTAGCCACTCATGCTCCACCATTCAATACTGATGCTGACAGAGTTTCCAATGGCGAACATGTAGGCAGTTCTGGAATTCAAAAATCTATTCATGAATTTGAACCTGAAATTAATGTTTGTGGGCATATACATGAAGCTAAATCTCTTAGTAAAATTGGAACAACTACTGATGTAGCAAATCCTGGTATGCTTAAAGATAATGGTGCTGTCTTAATTGATATTAAAGATGGTTCAAACTATGACATAAGCATTGTTTCTTTAGATGAATAA
- a CDS encoding 2-phosphoglycerate kinase, translating into MIWVTSNVDGEEYKEPFSKGIMSRSLNISYIGSKRAYELASEIEEELIKKDMSVISRDELADIVLNHLITVDPKIAEKYKSLRLLRNSKKPLIILIGGSSGVGTSSMAFELANRLRLKNIISTDMIREVMRKIVSKDLSPVIHKSSYDAYESIRTPSLKMDKIVEGFITHADVVNVGIEAIIERSIKEGISIIIEGVHVVPGFISKDLMENNNIIMFTLMIDDEELHKQRFYLRCSQPWVKRSLENYMENFESIRKTQDFFVEQAKIYDSHIINNIEINETINQMVSAILEKFVGVNDVR; encoded by the coding sequence ATGATTTGGGTTACTAGTAATGTTGATGGTGAAGAATACAAAGAACCATTTTCCAAGGGAATTATGTCTCGTTCACTCAATATTTCTTATATTGGATCTAAAAGAGCATATGAATTAGCTAGTGAAATTGAAGAGGAATTGATTAAAAAGGATATGTCTGTTATTTCTCGTGATGAATTAGCAGATATTGTATTAAATCATCTGATTACGGTAGATCCAAAAATTGCAGAAAAATATAAAAGTCTAAGATTACTTAGGAACTCTAAAAAACCATTGATTATTCTTATTGGAGGTTCCTCTGGTGTAGGTACTTCTTCAATGGCATTTGAATTGGCTAATAGATTAAGGTTAAAAAATATTATAAGTACAGACATGATTCGTGAAGTAATGCGTAAAATTGTTTCAAAAGATTTGAGTCCCGTAATTCATAAGTCTAGTTATGATGCTTATGAAAGTATAAGAACACCATCTCTTAAAATGGATAAGATTGTTGAAGGTTTTATTACTCATGCTGATGTTGTTAATGTGGGAATTGAAGCAATCATCGAAAGGTCTATTAAAGAAGGCATTAGTATTATTATTGAAGGAGTCCATGTCGTTCCAGGTTTCATCAGTAAAGATTTAATGGAAAATAATAATATTATCATGTTTACATTAATGATTGATGATGAAGAGTTACATAAGCAACGTTTTTATTTAAGATGTAGTCAACCTTGGGTAAAAAGATCTCTTGAGAATTATATGGAAAACTTTGAATCAATTAGAAAGACTCAAGATTTTTTTGTTGAACAAGCAAAGATTTATGATTCTCACATAATCAATAATATTGAGATTAATGAAACAATTAATCAAATGGTAAGTGCTATCTTGGAAAAATTTGTAGGTGTTAATGATGTTAGATAA
- a CDS encoding CBS domain-containing protein: MMLDKKVKEIMTSDVLTTTSDVDVVFAFEKLMENKISSLPVVEDDELIGIITATDVGHNLILDKYELGTSVKEIMITPVVTVSPDSTIEEAVCIMKDNVSSGILNQLPVVENGKLVGIISDGDIIQEIF, translated from the coding sequence ATGATGTTAGATAAGAAAGTTAAGGAAATAATGACATCTGATGTACTAACTACTACTTCAGATGTTGATGTTGTATTTGCATTTGAAAAATTAATGGAAAATAAAATTAGTTCTCTTCCAGTTGTTGAAGATGATGAATTAATTGGAATTATTACTGCAACTGATGTTGGTCATAATTTAATTTTAGATAAATATGAATTAGGTACTAGTGTTAAAGAAATAATGATAACTCCTGTTGTTACTGTTTCTCCAGATAGTACTATCGAAGAAGCTGTTTGCATAATGAAAGATAATGTTTCTTCAGGTATATTAAATCAACTTCCAGTTGTTGAAAATGGAAAATTAGTAGGTATTATTTCTGATGGAGATATTATCCAAGAAATATTCTAA
- a CDS encoding cation diffusion facilitator family transporter, whose amino-acid sequence MDELRNKGGKKAVTVAIIANTFLTVFNIIVGMLSGSYALISEGGHTLSDITTTIIAYIGFKIGQKPADKEHPLGHGRAEAISGLIIMLFLTMVAYEIMSGAIEKLFNPSTITTPDIYAAVMAIFGIFINYIISEYIIRLGKQINSPAIVADGKHQKTDIFSSIAILIGVLVSNIGYPILDPIIGLIIGFLILKTAYGIGKENLDNIMGKIPSEKFVNEIRKIANESSDYANNAHNIKVDYLGSYAAVTLHIEIDGNMTLNESHKIVHIVQNNIIERIPDVKYVNVHACPKGLDYNHNQEIDK is encoded by the coding sequence ATGGATGAATTAAGAAATAAAGGTGGTAAAAAAGCTGTAACTGTTGCAATAATTGCAAATACATTTTTAACCGTTTTTAACATTATTGTAGGAATGCTGTCTGGAAGTTATGCATTAATCTCAGAAGGAGGGCATACTTTATCAGATATTACAACAACAATAATTGCATATATTGGATTTAAAATTGGTCAGAAGCCAGCAGATAAAGAACATCCACTAGGACATGGACGTGCTGAGGCAATAAGTGGATTAATAATCATGTTATTTTTAACAATGGTCGCTTATGAAATTATGAGTGGAGCTATTGAAAAATTATTTAATCCATCAACAATCACCACACCAGACATTTATGCTGCAGTAATGGCTATTTTCGGAATATTTATCAATTACATAATAAGTGAGTATATTATTAGATTAGGTAAACAGATTAATAGCCCAGCAATCGTGGCTGATGGAAAACATCAAAAAACAGATATTTTTTCATCAATTGCAATATTAATTGGAGTACTTGTATCAAACATAGGTTATCCTATATTAGATCCAATTATTGGTTTGATTATTGGATTTTTAATTTTAAAAACAGCATATGGCATTGGTAAAGAGAATCTTGACAATATTATGGGTAAAATTCCATCTGAAAAATTTGTTAATGAAATAAGAAAAATAGCAAATGAAAGTAGCGATTATGCAAACAATGCACATAATATAAAAGTAGATTATTTAGGTTCATATGCTGCAGTAACATTACATATTGAAATCGATGGAAATATGACATTAAATGAGTCACATAAAATTGTACATATTGTCCAGAATAATATTATTGAAAGAATACCTGATGTAAAATATGTGAATGTCCATGCATGTCCAAAAGGATTGGATTATAATCATAATCAAGAAATAGATAAATAA
- a CDS encoding pyridoxal phosphate-dependent aminotransferase, which produces MINPASRTKSIELSLIRKMFEVTNPNAINLGIGEPDFDVPENIKNAMKRSIDENDTHYTPNKGYIELREEISKKFKKENDINTNPDDIIVTVGASEGLYMCTQAFVEKGDEVLLPNPSFLSYESCIKLADGNIVPVDCKMENEFKLKAEDVQEKISNKTKAIILNSPSNPTGAVMEKEDIKAIADLSIDENFLIISDEIYEKIIYGKKNYSPAKYSDNVITLNGFSKTYAMTGLRIGYLATTNENYTEQLLKIHQYNIACANTTAQRGAYEALTGPQDEVEKMVFEFQKRRDLIIRRLNEMEYETVNAEGAFYVFPKIEDEDFVMKAADAGVITVPGIAFGTNGKNHVRMSYANSYENIEKAMNILEERVVNG; this is translated from the coding sequence ATGATAAATCCTGCAAGTAGAACAAAATCAATTGAATTGTCATTAATAAGAAAAATGTTTGAAGTGACAAACCCAAATGCAATAAATTTAGGAATCGGCGAACCTGATTTTGATGTTCCTGAAAACATCAAAAATGCTATGAAAAGATCAATTGATGAAAATGATACTCATTATACTCCCAATAAAGGATATATTGAACTAAGAGAAGAAATTTCTAAAAAATTTAAAAAAGAAAATGACATAAACACAAATCCTGATGATATTATTGTTACTGTAGGAGCTAGTGAAGGATTATATATGTGTACACAGGCATTCGTTGAAAAAGGAGATGAAGTATTGCTTCCAAATCCAAGTTTTCTTTCTTATGAATCATGCATAAAGCTAGCTGATGGGAATATAGTGCCAGTTGATTGTAAAATGGAAAATGAGTTTAAATTAAAAGCAGAAGATGTTCAAGAAAAAATAAGCAATAAAACAAAAGCAATAATTTTAAATTCACCATCTAATCCAACAGGTGCTGTGATGGAGAAAGAAGATATAAAAGCTATTGCAGATTTATCCATAGATGAAAATTTTTTAATAATTTCTGATGAGATATATGAGAAAATTATTTATGGAAAAAAAAATTATTCCCCTGCAAAATACAGTGATAATGTAATTACTTTAAATGGATTTTCAAAAACATATGCAATGACAGGACTTAGAATCGGTTATTTAGCTACTACTAACGAAAATTACACAGAACAATTACTTAAAATACACCAATATAACATTGCTTGTGCCAATACAACTGCACAAAGAGGAGCATATGAAGCATTGACCGGACCACAAGATGAAGTTGAAAAAATGGTTTTTGAATTCCAAAAAAGACGTGATTTAATTATCCGTCGTTTAAATGAAATGGAATATGAAACAGTAAATGCAGAAGGTGCATTTTATGTATTTCCAAAAATTGAAGATGAAGACTTCGTAATGAAAGCTGCTGATGCCGGAGTAATTACAGTTCCAGGAATTGCGTTCGGAACAAATGGCAAAAATCATGTACGTATGTCTTATGCAAATTCATATGAAAATATTGAAAAAGCAATGAATATTTTAGAAGAGCGTGTAGTTAATGGATGA
- a CDS encoding radical SAM protein: MLYEKNIFQKNIKNMNIHMGLAYPNIYRTAMSSLGYNILYNKINERENTWCERIIFPNTNSIESNTPSKYFNIISFTVQFEEDYFNVLKMLKDAEIPLKREDRSESDPLIIAGGPCVTANPMPLYDYIDIFVIGEGEFVIDEILNTYKKHGKNLEKYLGLLGVYIPKYNNRTKINIIPNMDNTYHITEHIVSKSDDENYQTIFNNTIMLNVSRGCTRGCRFCMSGYLYRPMRETKYKKLIDIAIKNRENTGLNKITLIGAAVSDYSDLKNLIDGLEKEGFQISTPSLRIESITKETLESLKRSGLKTITLALESTEKLRKVINKEILEEKIFTVIKNAIELDFKIKLYFLIGIPGETMEDIEELCQYMKKIANMHKSIKNVKFSVNPLIPKPHTPLQWEPYDFKDIKKKTRYINKEMRKYNVKCESPKKGLIQYILSCGNRSIGAIIEKTLTKNPTLKEWKELLPKYDIDDVLPWDNIDVGVNKRFLKIENKRLRSLKQTPWCETNPCYNCGSCEK; this comes from the coding sequence ATGTTATATGAAAAAAATATATTTCAAAAAAATATCAAAAATATGAATATTCACATGGGATTGGCCTATCCAAATATTTATAGGACTGCAATGTCTTCATTAGGATATAATATTTTATACAATAAGATTAATGAACGTGAAAATACTTGGTGTGAGAGAATAATCTTTCCCAATACTAATTCAATAGAATCAAACACACCCAGCAAATATTTTAATATTATAAGCTTTACTGTCCAATTTGAAGAAGATTATTTTAATGTATTAAAAATGCTCAAAGATGCAGAAATACCTCTAAAAAGAGAAGATAGAAGTGAAAGTGATCCTTTGATTATTGCAGGAGGTCCATGTGTAACTGCAAACCCTATGCCATTATACGATTATATTGATATTTTTGTAATTGGAGAAGGTGAATTTGTTATTGATGAAATTTTAAATACATATAAAAAACATGGAAAAAATTTAGAAAAATATCTTGGGTTGCTTGGAGTTTACATTCCAAAGTACAACAACAGAACAAAAATAAACATCATACCAAACATGGATAACACTTACCACATTACAGAACATATTGTGAGTAAAAGTGATGATGAAAATTATCAGACCATTTTCAATAATACCATAATGTTAAATGTTTCAAGAGGATGCACAAGAGGTTGCAGATTTTGCATGTCAGGATATTTATACAGACCCATGAGAGAAACCAAATATAAAAAGCTAATTGACATTGCAATTAAAAATCGTGAAAATACTGGATTAAATAAAATTACATTAATAGGGGCTGCAGTTTCAGATTATAGTGATTTAAAAAATTTAATTGATGGTTTAGAAAAAGAGGGCTTTCAGATTTCAACACCTTCCCTAAGAATTGAATCAATAACAAAAGAAACTTTAGAATCATTAAAGAGAAGTGGATTAAAAACTATTACGCTTGCACTGGAATCAACTGAAAAATTGCGAAAAGTAATTAATAAGGAAATACTGGAAGAAAAGATTTTTACAGTAATAAAAAATGCTATTGAACTTGATTTTAAAATTAAACTATATTTTTTAATTGGAATACCTGGTGAAACTATGGAAGACATTGAAGAACTTTGCCAATATATGAAAAAAATTGCAAATATGCACAAAAGTATCAAAAATGTAAAATTTAGTGTAAATCCACTTATTCCAAAACCACACACACCATTACAATGGGAACCTTATGATTTCAAGGATATTAAAAAGAAAACTAGATATATTAATAAAGAAATGAGAAAATATAATGTAAAGTGTGAAAGTCCTAAAAAAGGATTAATCCAATATATACTGTCTTGTGGAAATAGAAGCATTGGTGCAATTATTGAAAAAACTTTAACAAAAAATCCTACATTAAAAGAATGGAAAGAATTACTACCAAAATATGATATTGATGATGTATTGCCTTGGGACAATATTGATGTAGGTGTAAATAAGAGATTTTTAAAAATAGAGAACAAAAGATTGAGAAGTCTAAAACAAACCCCCTGGTGTGAAACAAACCCCTGCTATAATTGCGGATCTTGTGAAAAATAA